In one Amaranthus tricolor cultivar Red isolate AtriRed21 chromosome 8, ASM2621246v1, whole genome shotgun sequence genomic region, the following are encoded:
- the LOC130820187 gene encoding transcription and mRNA export factor ENY2-like: MNKIKRLPFKRKSIKLSKGGEKEKWMNLFKERLIECGWKDDIKGICREFVKKKGRNNVSVDDLIHLITSKGRASIPNNAKAELLQRIQAFIKAAAIR, translated from the exons ATGAACAAGATCAAGAGATTACCCTTCAAGAGAAAATCGATTAAG TTGAGTAAAGGTggagagaaagagaaatggATGAATCTTTTTAAAGAAAGGCTCATTGAATGTGGTTGGAAGGATGACATAAAAGGCATTTGCAG GGAATTTGTAAAGAAGAAAGGGAGGAACAATGTAAGTGTGGATGATCTTATACATCTGATTACTTCAAAAGGAAGAG CTTCAATTCCAAATAATGCAAAAGCGGAATTGTTGCAGCGAATTCAGGCATTCATAAAAGCAGCTGCAATCCGATAG
- the LOC130820186 gene encoding B2 protein-like, which produces MDGMHSFWLLGDELRGQSRVSEDHKWLMVASKLAEQTRSKGERMNNVDFSKGAAEMRPRDRFGFQEENKFESFNFNMLSLDSKGPENFSKSSFRNNVYNINANAIYQKSNTNIVENLPVNKSTINSNKDPITNNNNNNESASDKRFKTLPAAETLPRNEVLGGYIFVCNNDTMQENLKRQLFGLPPRYRDSVRAITPGLPLFLYNYTTHQLHGIFEASSFGGSNIDPTAWEDKKCKGESRFPAQVSIRIRKLCKALEEDAFRPVLHHYDGPKFRLELSISETLELLDLCEQAGM; this is translated from the exons ATGGATGGTATGCACAGCTTTTGGCTGCTGGGTGATGAACTTCGCGGGCAATCAAGGGTGTCAGAGGATCACAAATGGCTGATGGTTGCTTCAAAGCTAGCTGAGCAGACTAGATCAAAGGGGGAGCGCATGAATAATGTTGATTTTTCAAAGGGAGCTGCTGAGATGAGGCCAAGGGATAGATTCGGGTTTCAAGAAGAGAACAAATTTGAAAGCTTCAACTTTAACATGTTGAGCCTGGACTCTAAGGGACCGGAAAATTTTAGCAAAAGCTCCTTTAGGAACAATGTTTACAACATAAATGCTAATGCCATCTATCAGAAGAGCAACACTAACATTGTTGAAAACTTGCCTGTTAATAAATCTACCATCAACAGCAACAAGGATCCCATtactaataacaataacaacaatgaaAGTGCAAGTGACAAAAGGTTCAAGACCCTGCCCGCTGCAGAGACACTTCCGAGGAATGAGGTGCTTGGTGGATACATCTTTGTATGCAACAATGATACCATGCAAGAAAATTTAAAGAGACAATTATTTG GTTTACCTCCAAGATACAGGGACTCTGTTCGAGCTATTACACCTGGTTTACCTTTGTTCTTGTACAACTACACAACACACCAGCTTCATGGTATATTTGAG GCATCTAGTTTTGGGGGTTCAAATATAGATCCAACTGCATGGGAGGATAAGAAATGCAAAGGTGAATCAAGGTTTCCTGCACAG GTAAGCATCCGCATTAGAAAGCTTTGCAAAGCTCTGGAGGAAGATGCTTTCAGGCCTGTCCTGCATCACTATGATGGTCCAAAGTTTCGCCTTGAACTGTCCATCTCAGAG ACCCTGGAGCTGCTCGACCTGTGTGAACAGGCCGGAATGTAA